A single window of Malus sylvestris chromosome 5, drMalSylv7.2, whole genome shotgun sequence DNA harbors:
- the LOC126622272 gene encoding histone H3.2, translating to MARTKQTARKSTGGKAPRKQLATKAARKSAPATGGVKKPHRFRPGTVALREIRKYQKSTELLIRKLPFQRLVREIAQDFKTDLRFQSSAVAALQEAAEAYLVGLFEDTNLCAIHAKRVTIMPKDIQLARRIRGERA from the coding sequence ATGGCACGCACCAAGCAAACCGCCCGCAAGTCCACCGGAGGAAAAGCTCCCCGCAAGCAGCTGGCCACCAAGGCGGCTCGCAAGTCTGCTCCGGCCACCGGCGGAGTGAAGAAGCCCCACCGCTTCAGGCCCGGAACCGTTGCTCTCCGTGAGATTCGTAAGTACCAGAAGAGCACTGAGCTCCTGATCCGAAAGCTCCCATTCCAGCGCCTGGTCCGTGAGATCGCCCAGGACTTCAAGACCGACCTGAGGTTCCAGAGCTCCGCTGTTGCGGCCCTCCAGGAGGCGGCGGAGGCCTACCTCGTCGGGCTTTTTGAGGACACCAACCTTTGCGCCATCCACGCCAAGAGGGTTACCATCATGCCCAAGGATATCCAGCTCGCTAGGCGCATCAGGGGTGAGAGGGCTTAG
- the LOC126622274 gene encoding probable O-methyltransferase 3: protein MEGDEARDLFGAQSHLYKHVFSFITSMSLKCVVQLGIPDIIDRHGQPITLPDLVTALQIHPAKTGNVHRLMRLMVHSGFFARKQVPKNHVEADEGEEEAYDLTPSSTLLLKDKVPSLSSFVLGMLDPASAAPWQFLGNWFRGTEVTPFESAHGMGFWEYAEGNPEFNSLFNKAMASDSGMMNLVIRDCKPIFDGLSSLVDVGGGTGKVARILCDAFPQLKCTVLELPHVVADLPDCENLKFVRGDMFQGIPPADAVFLKLILHDLSDEECLKVLKKCREAIASNGQGKVIIIDIVMNEEKDEHEITEAKLLFDLLMMVVITGRERSEKDWKKLFLEAGFSSYKVTPIFGLRSLIEVFL, encoded by the exons ATGGAGGGAGATGAAGCAAGAGATTTGTTTGGAGCACAGTCCCATTTGTACAAGCATGTATTCAGCTTCATAACTTCTATGTCACTCAAGTGTGTAGTGCAGCTCGGCATACCGGACATAATTGACCGCCACGGACAACCCATTACTCTACCTGACTTGGTCACAGCACTTCAGATCCACCCGGCTAAAACCGGTAACGTGCACCGGCTCATGCGCCTCATGGTGCACTCCGGCTTCTTTGCACGAAAACAAGTTCCTAAAAATCATGTAGAAGCagatgaaggagaagaagaggcgTATGATCTCACACCGTCTTCTACGCTCCTCCTGAAAGACAAAGTACCCAGCTTGTCTTCGTTCGTTCTGGGGATGCTCGATCCAGCTTCCGCAGCACCGTGGCAGTTCCTCGGAAACTGGTTCCGAGGAACCGAGGTCACGCCTTTCGAGAGCGCTCATGGGATGGGGTTTTGGGAATACGCGGAAGGAAACCCCGAATTCAACAGTCTTTTCAATAAGGCAATGGCTAGTGATTCTGGAATGATGAACTTGGTGATTAGAGATTGCAAGCCAATCTTTGATGGGTTGAGTTCATTGGTTGATGTTGGTGGTGGGACTGGAAAAGTTGCTAGGATTCTCTGTGACGCTTTCCCTCAACTGAAATGCACAGTTCTTGAACTTCCACACGTTGTCGCTGATTTGCCAGACTgtgaaaatttgaagtttgttcgAGGAGACATGTTCCAGGGTATCCCTCCAGCGGATGCTGTTTTCCTCAAG CTGATTTTGCATGATCTGAGCGATGAGGAATGCTTGAAGGTTTTGAAGAAATGCAGGGAGGCAATTGCAAGCAATGGCCAAGGGAAAGTTATAATCATAGACATAGTGATGAACGAAGAGAAAGATGAGCATGAAATAACCGAAGCAAAGCTCTTGTTTGATCTGCTGATGATGGTTGTGATCACTGGAAGAGAGAGGAGCGAGAAAGACTGGAAAAAGCTCTTCCTGGAGGCTGGTTTCAGCAGCTATAAGGTGACACCAATATTTGGTTTGAGATCCCTCATTGAAGTTTTTCTTTAG
- the LOC126622273 gene encoding probable O-methyltransferase 3 yields MEGDEARDLFGAQSHLYKHVFSFITSMSLKCVVQLGIPDIIDRHGQPISLPDLVTALQIHPAKTGNVHRLMRLMVHSGFFARKQVPKNHVEADEGEEEAYDLTPSSRLLLKDKVPSLSPFVVAMLDPAFAAPWQFLGNWFRGSEVTPFESAHGMGIWEYGEGNPEFNSLFNKAMASDSGMMNLVIRDCKPIFDGLSSLVDVGGGTGKVARILCDAFPQLKCTVLEFPHVVADLPDSENLKFVGGDMFQVIPPADAVFLKLTLHALSDEECLKVLKKCREAIASNGQGKVIIIDIVINEEKDEHEITEAKLLFDLLMMVVVTGRERSEKDWKKLFLEAGFSGYKVTPIFGLRSLIEVFL; encoded by the exons ATGGAGGGAGATGAAGCAAGAGATTTGTTTGGAGCACAGTCCCATTTGTACAAGCATGTATTCAGCTTCATAACTTCTATGTCACTCAAGTGTGTAGTGCAGCTCGGCATACCGGACATAATTGACCGCCACGGACAACCCATTTCTCTACCTGACTTGGTCACAGCACTTCAGATCCACCCGGCTAAAACCGGTAACGTGCACCGGCTCATGCGCCTCATGGTGCACTCCGGCTTCTTTGCACGAAAACAAGTTCCTAAAAATCATGTAGAAGCagatgaaggagaagaagaggctTATGATCTCACACCGTCTTCTAGGCTCCTCCTGAAAGACAAAGTACCCAGCTTGTCTCCGTTCGTTGTGGCGATGCTCGATCCAGCTTTCGCAGCACCGTGGCAGTTCCTCGGAAACTGGTTCCGAGGAAGCGAGGTCACGCCTTTCGAGAGCGCTCATGGGATGGGGATTTGGGAATACGGGGAAGGAAACCCTGAATTCAACAGTCTTTTCAACAAGGCAATGGCTAGTGATTCTGGAATGATGAACTTGGTGATTAGAGATTGCAAGCCAATCTTTGATGGATTGAGTTCATTGGTTGATGTTGGTGGTGGGACTGGAAAAGTTGCTAGGATTCTCTGTGACGCTTTCCCTCAACTGAAATGCACAGTTCTTGAATTTCCACACGTTGTTGCTGATTTGCCAGACAGTGAGAATTTGAAGTTTGTTGGAGGAGACATGTTCCAGGTTATCCCTCCAGCGGATGCTGTTTTCCTCAAG CTGACTTTGCATGCTCTGAGCGATGAGGAATGCTTGAAGGTTTTGAAGAAATGCAGGGAAGCAATTGCAAGCAATGGCCAAGGGAAAGTTATAATCATAGACATAGTGATAAATGAAGAGAAAGATGAGCATGAAATAACCGAAGCAAAGCTCTTGTTTGATCTGCTTATGATGGTTGTGGTCACTGGAAGAGAGAGGAGCGAGAAAGACTGGAAAAAGCTCTTCCTGGAGGCTGGTTTCAGCGGCTACAAGGTGACACCAATATTTGGTTTGAGATCCCTCATTGAAGTTTTTCTTTAG